GCGCACGGGGGAACTGGCCGACGACATCGTTCCACCGGCGCCTACCACCTAGGATTCCGGTGGAGGGGCTCGACAAGGCAGGCCACGCAGCCGCCCTCTCCCGCGCGGGCATGATGCAACGAGCCCGTTCCCGTATAGATAAAATCGCCGGCGCGGAGGTGATGAATATCGATAAACATCTCCCCCGCGATGATGTAGCACTGCGATCGGTCTTCCTGCCGCAGCTCGGAGCAGACACTCCCGGGCAGCATGCGAATCAGGGCCGTGTACTGCCCGCGGGAATGATCGACGTGCAGTACCTGCATGGTGACCCCATCGTACGGGGTGTCATGCCACACCGCCTCGCTGGCCCGCACGATCTGGATCGCCGTCTGGGAGGCCTGTGCGACCGGCACTTCGGCGGCTCCTTGCGGATCCGCCGAGGAGGCCTCGACGGGCGCCGGGGGAGGACAGAAGGCCTTGGCCACGGAATCGAGCCGACCTAAGGCCGCCGCACAAGCCGCGCAACCCTCGGTCAGATGCTGATCGAATCGGCGGCGTTCCTCGGGGGTCATCGCCCCGGTCACGTAGAGTGCGGCGAGTTCGGTCGGTCGGCCGAACGGATGATCGGAGGACATGAGTGGGCCTGGTTTTTGGTGCCGGTTGGCTGGGGGCCAATACCGGACATCGCGCAGCTGCCCACCGCGCTACAATGAAAACAACTCAACCAAGAGAATTCCGGCAGGGGGCGGATTTTGGCGGCGGATTCCACGCCAACGCCAAATCTTGTCGACGAAACTGGTGGATCCTCGAAGCCCGACACATGAACTCCGTGCCGAGCAGGTGGGTAACTCCATTCTCAATTTGCTCCCCACTTCGACAACCCACCAAATGGGCGACATTGGTTTCGCCCGCTAGCAGTGCCCGAGTAACCCCCTGTAAGACAACTCTGGCATAAAATCGGGATTGCCGCCAAAAAGTTCGTCGGCTAACAAGCGTGGGTGATGCCCGGCCGGGCGATATCCTGTCCGGTCTCTACGTCGGTTCGTGAAACCTTACCGGTCGAGCGGGGTTACTATCTGAGTGCCTCGTCGACAAGCCGCGGAACCTCGGCCGGGCACAATCAACACAAGCATTAATCTGGCAGTAGGTTACAACGACAATGCTTGCCACAAACCTTGCTCGAATCGCGGGCCGGCCCCGCTCGCCACGTGCTTTTACGCTGGTCGAATTGCTAGTCACCATCTCGATTATTGGCATCCTGATTGGCTTGCTCCTGCCGGCCGTTATGTACGCGCGCGAGGCTGGCCGGCGCGCCACATGCCTTTCTCGCTTGCAGCAGATTGGCCTGGCCATGCAGAACTATGTCGATTCGCACGGCCAACGGGGGGTCTTTCCGTATGCGGCCATGCTGCCCACCTTAACGCCCGACCGCCCGAGTCTGGTGACGGTGCTGGCCCCCTACATCGAGAGCAGTCAGGCAATCTTCGCCTGCCCGAGCGATGCCGCCCCCACCGACGACGACAGCAATGAGGGCAAGAACTACTTCGAGAAGGAAGGCATCAGCTACGAGTACCCCTCGTCGCGACTCGAGGGAAAAACGCGTCGGCAGTTGCTGGTAAACAGCCGCGGCGAAGAAGCCTATTCCTCGTCCGATGTCTGGCTGAGCTACGACTATGAAGAGTTCCATGCGATGCCTGGAACGAAAGGGTCGAGGAATTTCGTTTACCTCGACGGGCATGCTCAACCGTTCTAGAGCCCTGGAAAGATCGATCGATGGCTACGCGCTACGAATTTGCGAAGAAGCGTCCGAGCAAGTCCACTTCAAGTTCTGGACGATGGAAATGGGTCGGGGTGGTCACCGGCCTGCTCGTCGTGGGTGGGTCGACCGTCTGGGGTGCGAAGTACCTGTGGGCTGCCCGCCAGGTGGCCGCCGTGCGCCAGGCGCGCGAACAGCTCTTCAGTGAAGAGATGCGCAATCTGCCCGAGGAAGAGCGACGAGAAAAGTTCAATGCCCTGCGCGAACAGTACGATGCCCTGCCCGAGGCCGCGCGCGATCAACTGCGCGAGGAAGGGCGGCAGCGGTTCGAGCAGATGATGGACAATCGATTGAAAGATTTCTTCGCCCTTCCTCCGGAGCAGCGCGTCGCGGAGATCGACAAACAAATCGACCGCGAGGAACAACGCGCCAAGGAATGGGAAAAACGCCGCGCGGAACGTGAAAAGGAGCGTGCCTCTCGTGGGCAGGAGGGCCAGAGCCAGAACGGAAATCGCGGCAATGGCAGTCGTGGCGATGGCGAGCGCCGTGGCGGAGGTTCGGGCAGCGCCGCACCGGGCGGGGGCGGCCCCGGGGGTGGTGGTGGTGGGGATCGGGGACGTGGCGGCGAGGGGGGGCGGAGCAGCTATCGCGATCCGCAAC
The nucleotide sequence above comes from Pirellulales bacterium. Encoded proteins:
- a CDS encoding cupin domain-containing protein, which encodes MSSDHPFGRPTELAALYVTGAMTPEERRRFDQHLTEGCAACAAALGRLDSVAKAFCPPPAPVEASSADPQGAAEVPVAQASQTAIQIVRASEAVWHDTPYDGVTMQVLHVDHSRGQYTALIRMLPGSVCSELRQEDRSQCYIIAGEMFIDIHHLRAGDFIYTGTGSLHHARAGEGGCVACLVEPLHRNPRW
- a CDS encoding DUF1559 domain-containing protein translates to MLATNLARIAGRPRSPRAFTLVELLVTISIIGILIGLLLPAVMYAREAGRRATCLSRLQQIGLAMQNYVDSHGQRGVFPYAAMLPTLTPDRPSLVTVLAPYIESSQAIFACPSDAAPTDDDSNEGKNYFEKEGISYEYPSSRLEGKTRRQLLVNSRGEEAYSSSDVWLSYDYEEFHAMPGTKGSRNFVYLDGHAQPF